A genomic window from Sphingobacterium spiritivorum includes:
- a CDS encoding SusC/RagA family TonB-linked outer membrane protein: protein MNEISRWKGSPVWRILTLMILLIFSSHTASSQTRQVQGTVRDQDGKPLAGVSVSVVESQKQTFSDGKGNFSIAVKPSDKSLTFSYVGYEGKIVALGDRTQLQVSLAVATSQMDEVVIIGYGTAQRKDLTGSVGSVKIEDLQKAPVKTFDEALAGRVAGVQVSSAEGQPGSSIDITIRGNNSITQSNFPLFVIDGFPFESAGDQSINPINTIDPGDIESIDVLKDASATAIYGARGANGVIIVTTKRGKVGKPVLTFNTYYGLQENNKRLQSLDPYEFVRLQNEIDSVRTRTLYFQDGRNLDYYRTVKGINWEDEITRVAPMQNHYFNIAGGTDKTKYSTTLSYTGQDGVLINSGFKRILGKMVLDQQVNDKLKVGMNASYSYIKTFGTPTSASGYVNETNMLFSVWSFRPLSIDPTLDLINEPVDPEVEQGNNNTFNPILTARNELRENYGGSLNTNAYLEYEINKYLKLRLAGGYNQGQREYDVFNGRFSRSGFISNFAVSGSKSIFMSSGWQNANTLTYARRLNKNHYFDLMVGFSAESGKSRLFNGSAILLPNESLGLNGLGEGIPNAVGAGSSEWALASFMGRLNYKLLDRFIFTTTLRVDGSSRFLGDNIWGYFPSAAAAWQMDKEEWLKSVPAISTSKLRVSWGVTGNNAVSNFAAYPAMAAVNTDAGNFYNNFPGYTFGGGYSNGLANISIGNPNLKWESTSQIDIGYNLGLFKDKLSVEVDVYDKKTSNLLLNADMSPNTGYYRSIKNIGKVGNRGLEITLSYSPVVKKDFSWNTSFNIAFNRNKVLSLAENQNYLLTSQGWGDDWKNIPGYVAKIGEPIGMFYGYIYEGVYKYDDFNKVGDNYVLKDNVTSNNASGTSVQPGDIKYRDLNGDYIINEADKTVIGNPNPIHIGGFSNNFSYKGFDLNVFLQWSYGNDILNANRIVFESAYKYGYNQWATYADRWTPENPDSDIPGVAAIKGNASKAYSTRVVEDGSFLRLKTLALGYNFKKEFLQGIKLKTLRIYASAQNLVTWTKYSGYDPEVSVRRSALTPGFDFSAYPRARTITVGLNTTF from the coding sequence ATGAATGAGATTAGTAGATGGAAGGGAAGTCCTGTGTGGCGTATCCTTACATTAATGATTCTGTTGATTTTTTCATCACACACGGCCAGTAGTCAAACCCGGCAGGTACAGGGAACCGTCCGTGATCAGGACGGGAAACCTTTGGCAGGTGTGTCTGTGAGCGTGGTAGAATCTCAGAAACAAACGTTTTCCGATGGAAAAGGTAATTTTAGTATTGCTGTGAAACCCTCGGACAAATCCCTGACATTTAGTTATGTGGGCTATGAAGGCAAGATCGTCGCTCTGGGTGATCGTACACAGCTGCAGGTATCCCTTGCAGTAGCGACCTCACAGATGGATGAAGTAGTCATCATCGGATATGGTACTGCTCAACGGAAGGACCTGACCGGATCTGTAGGGTCGGTAAAGATCGAAGATCTGCAGAAAGCGCCGGTCAAAACATTTGATGAAGCACTTGCCGGACGTGTGGCGGGAGTGCAGGTAAGTTCAGCAGAAGGACAGCCGGGATCGAGTATTGACATTACTATTCGTGGAAATAACTCGATCACACAAAGTAACTTTCCCCTGTTCGTAATAGATGGTTTTCCATTTGAAAGTGCAGGAGACCAGTCTATCAACCCCATAAATACCATTGATCCGGGAGATATCGAATCTATCGATGTGCTGAAAGATGCTTCGGCTACTGCTATCTACGGAGCACGAGGAGCCAATGGAGTTATTATTGTTACGACCAAAAGAGGGAAGGTAGGAAAACCTGTATTGACATTTAATACATACTACGGGCTGCAGGAAAATAATAAAAGACTACAATCCCTGGACCCTTACGAGTTTGTGCGTCTGCAAAATGAGATTGACTCTGTTCGTACCAGAACTTTGTATTTTCAGGATGGCCGCAACCTTGATTATTACCGTACAGTAAAGGGAATCAACTGGGAAGATGAGATTACTCGCGTCGCACCGATGCAGAATCACTATTTTAACATAGCAGGAGGAACCGACAAAACCAAGTATTCTACTACATTGTCGTACACCGGACAGGATGGTGTACTCATCAATTCGGGTTTCAAACGCATACTGGGTAAGATGGTGCTGGATCAGCAGGTCAACGACAAGCTGAAAGTGGGCATGAATGCCAGTTATTCTTACATCAAAACCTTCGGTACACCGACTTCAGCATCCGGTTATGTCAATGAGACGAATATGCTTTTCAGTGTATGGTCATTCAGACCGTTGTCTATTGATCCCACATTAGACCTGATCAATGAGCCGGTAGATCCTGAAGTTGAGCAGGGAAATAATAATACCTTCAATCCTATACTGACAGCCCGGAATGAGCTGCGGGAAAACTATGGGGGTAGTCTGAATACAAATGCTTACCTGGAATACGAAATCAATAAATATCTGAAACTTCGTCTGGCTGGTGGTTACAATCAGGGTCAGCGTGAATATGATGTCTTCAACGGACGGTTTTCAAGATCCGGTTTTATTTCCAACTTTGCGGTCAGCGGTTCCAAATCTATCTTTATGAGTTCAGGCTGGCAAAATGCCAATACCCTGACCTATGCACGGAGATTAAATAAGAATCATTACTTCGATCTGATGGTCGGTTTCTCTGCCGAATCCGGCAAAAGCAGACTGTTCAATGGAAGTGCTATTCTTCTGCCAAATGAAAGTCTGGGCCTGAATGGTCTGGGAGAAGGAATCCCTAATGCGGTAGGAGCAGGCTCTTCTGAATGGGCATTAGCTTCCTTTATGGGAAGATTAAACTATAAGCTGCTGGATCGTTTTATTTTTACGACTACCTTACGTGTGGACGGTTCTTCCCGTTTCCTTGGAGACAATATCTGGGGTTATTTTCCTTCAGCGGCAGCGGCATGGCAGATGGATAAAGAGGAGTGGCTTAAATCTGTTCCGGCAATTTCAACCTCCAAACTTCGCGTGTCATGGGGAGTGACCGGTAACAATGCTGTCAGCAATTTTGCTGCTTACCCGGCTATGGCTGCTGTCAATACAGATGCCGGTAATTTCTACAATAATTTTCCGGGATATACATTTGGCGGAGGTTACTCCAATGGACTGGCAAATATAAGTATCGGAAATCCGAATCTGAAATGGGAGTCAACCAGTCAGATTGATATCGGATATAATCTGGGATTGTTCAAAGATAAGCTTTCCGTAGAAGTAGATGTATATGATAAGAAAACATCCAATCTGTTGCTGAATGCCGATATGTCTCCGAATACCGGATATTACAGATCTATCAAGAATATCGGTAAAGTGGGTAACAGAGGACTGGAAATAACCCTTAGCTATTCACCTGTTGTCAAAAAGGACTTTAGCTGGAATACGTCCTTTAATATTGCTTTTAACAGAAATAAAGTATTGTCGCTGGCTGAAAATCAGAACTATTTGCTGACCAGTCAGGGATGGGGTGATGACTGGAAAAATATTCCGGGATATGTGGCCAAGATAGGAGAGCCTATCGGTATGTTCTACGGGTATATCTATGAGGGAGTATATAAGTATGATGATTTTAATAAAGTAGGTGATAACTATGTCCTGAAAGACAATGTCACCTCTAATAATGCTTCAGGTACTTCTGTTCAGCCGGGAGACATCAAATACCGTGATCTGAACGGGGATTATATTATCAACGAAGCAGATAAGACAGTGATCGGTAATCCTAATCCAATCCACATCGGAGGTTTCTCCAATAACTTTTCATATAAAGGTTTTGACCTGAATGTCTTCTTGCAATGGTCATACGGCAATGATATTCTGAATGCCAATCGTATTGTCTTTGAGTCAGCCTATAAGTATGGTTATAACCAATGGGCTACCTATGCGGACCGATGGACTCCGGAAAATCCGGATTCAGATATCCCAGGTGTGGCAGCGATCAAAGGAAAT
- a CDS encoding FAD-dependent oxidoreductase produces the protein MKIYLVFISLFFTCLIHAEGASPVRVDVLIVGGGASGTTAAIQASRLGVKTLVIEETQWLGGMLTAAGVSAIDGNHQMPAGLWGEFRSHLYKYYGGPAAVETGWVSNTLFEPSVGNKILKSMIAAEKNVEVWYSAQWKKITKTAQGWEVEVDKKGKKIQVSARVVIDATELGDLLPAVGASYKIGMDSRQDTKEEYAPEKANDIIQDLTYVAVLKDYGPGADKTIRKPKGYDPKVFEHACDVADPASHDNTPKIDCSQMITYGKLPNGKYMINWPKDGNDIYLNIIEKSPEERKKALQEAKDHTLRFIYHLQTVLGFKHLGLADDEFDTADKLPFIPYHRESRRVAGIAALTLPYVQKPYEQEIPLYRTGGIVGDYTIDHHHLKNPEAPKIDFVKIKVPSYNVPLGALIPAGVDNFIVAEKSISVSNIVAGATRLQPVVLGIGQAAGALAALAVKEDRSPQNLEVRTVQQTLLDHDAYLLPFIDVKPQDSYFEAVQRIGATGILKGKGIAYKWANQTWFYPEHRISEYDLTEGLRTYYPQLRDVQASGKDLEIDFLATLIQRVDPKKEKEEIIKAYKGNRYLTRAEVAVLIDQYLNPFVQNIDFQGRLK, from the coding sequence ATGAAAATCTACCTTGTATTTATAAGCTTATTCTTTACCTGTTTAATTCATGCTGAGGGCGCTTCTCCTGTCCGTGTCGATGTGCTGATCGTCGGTGGAGGGGCCAGTGGTACCACGGCAGCTATACAAGCCTCCCGTCTTGGGGTGAAGACACTGGTTATTGAAGAAACACAATGGCTGGGTGGAATGCTTACGGCTGCCGGGGTTTCTGCTATAGATGGCAATCATCAGATGCCGGCAGGACTGTGGGGCGAATTCAGAAGTCATTTATATAAGTATTACGGAGGCCCTGCCGCTGTAGAGACAGGATGGGTAAGCAATACGCTGTTTGAACCTTCCGTAGGGAATAAAATTCTGAAAAGCATGATTGCTGCAGAAAAGAACGTGGAAGTGTGGTATTCTGCACAATGGAAGAAAATAACTAAAACGGCACAGGGCTGGGAAGTCGAGGTCGATAAGAAAGGGAAGAAAATACAGGTGTCGGCCAGAGTTGTAATCGATGCAACCGAACTTGGAGACCTGCTGCCTGCAGTGGGAGCATCTTATAAGATCGGTATGGATAGCCGTCAGGATACAAAAGAGGAATATGCTCCCGAAAAAGCAAACGATATTATCCAAGACCTGACTTATGTAGCGGTGCTGAAAGATTACGGACCGGGGGCAGACAAGACGATCAGGAAACCAAAGGGGTATGATCCAAAGGTATTTGAACATGCCTGTGATGTCGCAGATCCCGCTTCACATGATAATACCCCTAAGATTGACTGTTCACAAATGATCACGTACGGAAAACTTCCGAACGGGAAATACATGATCAACTGGCCAAAGGACGGTAATGATATTTATCTGAATATAATCGAGAAATCTCCGGAAGAACGTAAGAAGGCTTTGCAGGAAGCAAAGGACCATACCTTGCGTTTTATATACCACCTGCAGACTGTACTTGGATTTAAACATCTGGGACTGGCAGATGATGAGTTTGATACAGCGGATAAGCTGCCTTTCATTCCATATCATCGGGAATCCAGAAGGGTAGCAGGAATTGCAGCGTTGACACTGCCTTATGTACAGAAGCCCTATGAACAGGAAATACCATTATACAGAACAGGCGGTATTGTAGGTGACTATACCATAGATCACCACCATCTGAAAAATCCGGAGGCTCCGAAAATAGATTTTGTAAAAATCAAAGTACCTTCTTACAATGTGCCTCTGGGCGCTCTTATTCCTGCAGGTGTAGATAATTTTATTGTTGCAGAGAAGAGTATCAGTGTAAGTAATATCGTCGCGGGAGCTACACGTCTTCAACCGGTGGTATTGGGTATAGGGCAGGCGGCCGGTGCTCTGGCAGCTCTTGCAGTAAAAGAAGACCGCAGTCCTCAGAATCTGGAGGTAAGAACCGTTCAGCAGACTTTGCTTGATCATGACGCTTATCTGCTGCCTTTTATAGATGTCAAGCCACAGGATAGCTATTTTGAAGCGGTGCAGCGTATAGGCGCAACCGGCATACTTAAGGGAAAAGGAATCGCCTATAAGTGGGCCAACCAGACCTGGTTTTATCCGGAACACCGTATCAGTGAATATGATCTGACCGAAGGATTAAGAACCTATTATCCACAGCTGCGGGATGTACAGGCTTCCGGTAAAGATCTGGAAATTGATTTTTTGGCTACACTGATTCAGCGTGTTGATCCGAAAAAGGAGAAAGAAGAAATTATAAAAGCATACAAAGGCAACAGGTATCTGACGCGTGCCGAGGTGGCGGTACTTATCGATCAGTATCTGAATCCATTTGTACAAAATATTGACTTTCAGGGCCGGCTGAAATAA
- a CDS encoding ROK family protein: MTFLEELNGDNFSGVAYKNIQLKKNIISFFCTHSSATIADLCKELNLSVPKVTNLINELIQEELVQDLGKINTNGGRRPNLYGLIADSVFFLGVDVKQNHINIGITNLQNELVYIKEHLPFTLSNSTASLEELIQLIHSSLKTFNIPKEKILGMGINLSGRINYSTGYSYSFFHFHEEPLAKILENELGIKTFLENDSRAMAYGEFNSEAIKTEKNVIFLNLDYGLGMGVMINSSLYYGKSGFAGEFGHIPIFNNEIICNCGKKGCLETEASGWALTRLFQEKLQEGSSSIILSHPVKTSPKTIADIKLKDIIAAAKADDVLAIELIAEVGEKIGRAIALLINVFNPELVILGGILSETGEYITLPIKSAINKFSLSLVNNDTKIISAVLGEKAGVLGACFLVRNRLLNKDYQ; the protein is encoded by the coding sequence ATGACATTCCTTGAAGAGCTTAATGGCGATAATTTTTCGGGTGTTGCCTACAAGAACATACAGTTAAAGAAAAACATCATCTCTTTCTTTTGTACGCACAGCAGCGCTACAATTGCTGATCTATGCAAGGAATTAAACCTCAGCGTTCCCAAAGTGACCAACCTGATTAACGAACTTATTCAGGAGGAACTGGTACAGGATCTGGGAAAAATCAATACAAACGGTGGAAGAAGGCCTAACTTATATGGACTGATCGCTGATTCTGTATTTTTTTTGGGTGTAGACGTCAAACAGAACCATATTAATATCGGAATTACTAACCTTCAAAATGAACTGGTCTATATAAAAGAACATCTTCCGTTTACGCTGAGCAATAGCACCGCCTCTCTGGAAGAATTGATACAACTGATTCACAGTTCGCTAAAAACATTCAATATTCCCAAGGAAAAGATTCTGGGTATGGGTATTAATCTTTCCGGCCGGATCAACTACTCTACAGGTTACAGCTATAGTTTTTTTCATTTTCATGAAGAGCCGTTAGCTAAAATTCTGGAGAATGAACTGGGAATAAAGACATTTCTGGAGAATGACTCCCGGGCTATGGCTTATGGTGAGTTCAACTCTGAAGCGATCAAAACGGAGAAAAATGTGATTTTTCTTAATCTGGACTATGGTCTCGGGATGGGCGTCATGATCAACAGTTCATTATACTATGGTAAATCCGGATTTGCTGGAGAATTTGGTCATATTCCTATTTTCAACAATGAGATCATCTGTAACTGTGGTAAAAAAGGATGTCTGGAAACGGAAGCTTCAGGATGGGCACTGACTCGCTTATTTCAGGAAAAACTACAGGAAGGTTCTTCATCTATTATCCTCTCTCATCCGGTCAAAACTTCGCCCAAAACAATAGCAGATATCAAATTAAAAGATATTATTGCTGCTGCAAAAGCAGATGATGTACTTGCCATAGAACTGATCGCTGAAGTCGGCGAAAAAATAGGAAGGGCAATTGCATTGCTTATCAATGTCTTTAATCCCGAACTGGTCATCCTGGGCGGAATATTATCGGAGACAGGAGAATATATCACACTCCCGATTAAGAGTGCGATCAACAAATTTTCACTGAGTCTGGTCAATAATGACACAAAGATTATTTCGGCTGTACTGGGTGAGAAAGCGGGAGTATTAGGAGCCTGTTTTCTGGTTAGAAACAGACTCCTGAACAAGGATTATCAATAA
- a CDS encoding copper amine oxidase: MNTTLKKKGLSVTLGLLFVSALYAQQVPQHIAAQLKNTKQGEIVRLDNFLTESFTKINYDRVIWPGPQYMISDDPEYIRIPEGIALKEKVEPGTVRLYVYNVNGVKEPKTDRKITAVIKNTGKGNMRMKMLKYSSQKPSTNYFKVGKEGLYDYFNSQGLAKERAIKPGQTVAIDEVLERNVVRYDELVHGIYEFLIDEPGEVAVLQTAPGTSGPKAYETIGSVIPTNKKNAGRGMFGVSNYKVFNEAVLETDKGVTQLVVADGKDDAWVKGIEGESNTVSTLAGNYGVMYNIELKWKSNDGKGLALLTWNSRSDNQWCSAMAASVVVSDGVYKGGVVQLPAERLNTKGNPEAVLIQIFKPEQIGKEQILKLTYSPPGASCLPTPLVLVPIDLN; the protein is encoded by the coding sequence ATGAATACTACACTGAAGAAAAAGGGGCTGTCCGTAACATTGGGGCTGCTTTTTGTATCTGCTTTGTATGCACAGCAGGTTCCGCAGCATATTGCAGCGCAATTAAAAAATACAAAGCAGGGAGAGATTGTACGTCTGGATAACTTTCTGACGGAGAGCTTTACCAAAATAAATTACGATAGAGTGATCTGGCCGGGACCGCAATATATGATTTCAGATGATCCTGAATATATTCGTATTCCGGAAGGGATCGCGCTGAAGGAAAAAGTAGAACCAGGTACAGTCCGCTTGTATGTGTATAATGTCAACGGTGTCAAAGAACCAAAAACAGACCGAAAGATCACAGCTGTAATCAAGAATACCGGTAAAGGTAATATGCGCATGAAAATGCTTAAATATTCTTCACAAAAGCCAAGCACCAACTATTTTAAAGTTGGAAAGGAAGGGTTATACGACTACTTCAATTCGCAGGGACTGGCCAAGGAACGTGCTATAAAACCCGGTCAGACAGTTGCGATCGATGAGGTACTGGAGCGCAATGTGGTCAGGTATGATGAACTGGTACATGGCATATATGAATTTCTGATCGATGAACCGGGAGAAGTAGCCGTATTGCAGACTGCTCCGGGTACAAGCGGGCCTAAGGCATATGAAACCATCGGTTCTGTAATCCCGACCAATAAGAAAAATGCAGGGAGAGGAATGTTCGGAGTGAGCAACTATAAAGTTTTTAATGAAGCTGTGCTGGAGACAGATAAAGGAGTCACGCAGCTCGTAGTTGCAGATGGTAAAGATGATGCATGGGTTAAAGGTATAGAAGGAGAAAGCAATACCGTATCCACACTGGCTGGCAATTACGGAGTGATGTATAATATTGAGCTCAAATGGAAAAGTAATGATGGTAAGGGACTGGCTCTGCTGACCTGGAATTCCAGGTCGGACAATCAATGGTGCAGCGCTATGGCCGCCAGTGTAGTGGTGAGTGATGGCGTATATAAAGGTGGAGTGGTGCAGTTACCTGCTGAGCGTCTCAATACGAAAGGAAATCCCGAAGCTGTGCTGATTCAGATCTTTAAACCGGAGCAGATCGGTAAGGAGCAGATCCTCAAGTTGACATATTCGCCTCCCGGAGCGTCTTGTTTGCCAACACCACTGGTATTAGTACCCATAGATCTTAATTAA
- a CDS encoding alpha/beta hydrolase translates to MKIYFFLLLFLLSGLCFAQETVLINSQSLQTTDSVYVYKPKGYSRKEQYPVVYLLHSHGANYRTFSKILDLQRLSDTYGFLIVCPDGLKSSWFINSPLKSGVQYEDFFIRELMPYINKYFGGRSDASFVTGASMGGHGALWLFVNYPASFLSAGSSSGVVNLRHSGFKKTTLAEHLGEYSETNENFDHYSVVTSIKRLKGLSKTFIFDCGTEDYLYKANKSLRDSCDQWKIKATYIARPGAHTGTYWSESLPVHFEYFNTLLKTKL, encoded by the coding sequence GTGAAAATTTACTTCTTTCTTCTTTTGTTTTTACTATCCGGACTATGTTTCGCACAGGAGACAGTATTGATTAATTCTCAAAGTCTGCAGACTACAGATTCCGTATATGTATATAAGCCTAAGGGATATTCAAGGAAGGAACAATATCCTGTTGTTTATCTGCTGCATAGTCATGGAGCTAACTATCGTACATTTTCTAAGATATTGGATCTGCAACGGCTGTCGGACACCTATGGATTTCTGATTGTATGTCCGGATGGACTGAAAAGCAGCTGGTTTATAAATTCACCATTGAAGTCAGGTGTTCAATACGAAGATTTCTTTATCCGGGAACTTATGCCGTATATCAATAAGTACTTCGGGGGGCGTTCGGATGCTTCTTTTGTCACCGGAGCCAGTATGGGTGGTCATGGCGCATTGTGGCTGTTTGTAAATTATCCGGCTTCTTTTTTAAGTGCTGGCAGCAGCTCCGGTGTAGTTAACCTGCGGCACTCCGGGTTTAAGAAAACGACCCTGGCAGAACATCTCGGAGAATACAGTGAAACAAATGAAAACTTTGACCACTATTCGGTGGTCACGAGCATAAAGCGGTTAAAAGGGCTTTCCAAAACCTTCATTTTCGATTGTGGTACGGAAGATTACCTGTACAAAGCAAACAAAAGTTTGAGGGACAGCTGTGATCAATGGAAGATCAAAGCTACCTATATCGCACGACCCGGGGCACATACCGGTACTTATTGGTCTGAGAGTCTGCCGGTACACTTTGAATATTTCAACACCTTACTAAAAACCAAATTATAA
- a CDS encoding acetyltransferase, whose protein sequence is MHIRRTTPEDYKTIMQIWESAVRATHDFLTEEDFLFFKEAIPRDYLPQLTAYILYDQEQAMGYIAVAEQHLEMLFVDADSRGKGYGKMLLNYAVEQLGIRYVDVNEQNEQAAGFYFRMGFEQTRRSATDGSGKPYPILHLQLQSK, encoded by the coding sequence ATGCATATACGCCGGACAACACCAGAAGATTATAAGACGATCATGCAGATATGGGAATCTGCTGTACGTGCGACTCATGATTTTCTCACGGAAGAGGATTTTTTGTTTTTCAAAGAAGCTATCCCCAGAGATTATCTGCCGCAGCTTACAGCCTATATCCTGTATGATCAGGAACAGGCAATGGGTTATATAGCAGTGGCAGAGCAACACCTTGAAATGCTGTTTGTAGATGCTGACTCCCGGGGAAAAGGATATGGTAAGATGCTGTTGAACTATGCTGTTGAGCAATTAGGCATTCGCTATGTGGACGTAAACGAACAGAATGAACAGGCTGCAGGATTCTACTTCAGGATGGGATTTGAACAGACCAGACGATCGGCTACAGACGGCTCCGGCAAACCTTATCCCATATTACATTTACAGCTCCAATCAAAATAA
- a CDS encoding DUF1398 domain-containing protein, producing MFTIEQIKQAHAKVKSGADFPSYMREIKAFGVLGYNAYVTDGRIDYFGAEGYTTSAPAKYDRLEIASQSDIVQFRKDLKDHQQGLTDYLTFCRDCARSGVEKWIIDMDRMTCAYYDKAGNELLIENIPQ from the coding sequence ATGTTTACAATAGAACAAATCAAACAGGCACATGCCAAAGTTAAATCCGGAGCAGATTTTCCATCCTATATGCGGGAGATCAAAGCATTTGGCGTATTGGGGTACAATGCTTATGTAACAGACGGACGCATAGATTATTTTGGTGCGGAAGGATATACCACATCAGCTCCGGCCAAATATGACAGACTGGAAATTGCCAGCCAAAGTGATATAGTACAGTTTAGGAAAGATCTTAAAGATCATCAGCAAGGTCTGACCGATTACCTTACCTTTTGCCGGGATTGTGCGCGATCGGGAGTAGAAAAATGGATTATTGATATGGACCGGATGACCTGTGCTTATTATGATAAAGCCGGAAATGAACTTCTCATCGAGAATATCCCACAGTAA